One segment of Streptomyces sp. NA02950 DNA contains the following:
- a CDS encoding DUF3592 domain-containing protein produces the protein MVQVQGRGRVVRRWIGFGAIAFGTVFLVVGLILAGVSVSFLADAERARGTVVALDWRNDDHGASGKERENDKPAAYPVVEFTSADGARRTFRSSTGSNPPSYEEGDRVEVLYRADSPEDARINGFASLWLLPLVFGGVGLAMAGIGTAVVRARRWRS, from the coding sequence GTGGTGCAGGTTCAGGGACGTGGGCGTGTCGTCCGCCGGTGGATCGGGTTCGGGGCGATCGCGTTCGGGACGGTGTTCTTGGTCGTCGGGTTGATCCTGGCGGGGGTGTCGGTCTCGTTCCTGGCGGATGCGGAGCGTGCCCGGGGCACGGTGGTAGCGCTGGATTGGCGCAACGACGACCACGGCGCATCCGGCAAGGAGCGGGAGAACGACAAGCCCGCGGCATACCCGGTGGTCGAGTTCACGTCGGCGGACGGCGCGCGGAGGACGTTCCGGAGTTCGACGGGTTCCAATCCCCCCTCGTACGAGGAGGGTGACCGGGTCGAGGTGCTGTACCGCGCCGATTCCCCCGAGGACGCGCGGATCAACGGGTTCGCCTCGCTGTGGCTGCTGCCGCTGGTCTTCGGTGGGGTCGGGCTGGCGATGGCGGGGATCGGGACGGCCGTTGTCAGGGCGAGGCGGTGGCGTTCCTAG
- a CDS encoding IS1380 family transposase, translated as MKKRIGSYPRVRVEGGGRGVVSQAGAVLLVETIRKSGLDTAISAALEPWRKARAVHDPGKILLDVALAVALGGDCLADVGLLRAEPAVFGPVASDPTVSRLINTLASGGQRVLAALRTARAEVRERVWRLAGEAAPDTGGQVIVDIDGVLVLAHSEKQDAAATWKKTFGHHPLMGFVDHGRSGSGEPVVGLLRPGNAGSNTAADHIEATRLALAQLPKRLRRGRQTLIRTDSGGGTHEFVAWLARRGRWLSYSVGMTITDAIHQAVLKVPASAWTPAVEPDGDIRDGAWVAELGGDCLTGWPNGLRLIVRKERPHPGAQLRFTDADGMRLTCFATNTAGEAIAALELRHRQRARAEDRIRAARATGLRNLPHHGAAQNQIWLEIVQIALDLLAWMPLLALTGKARLWEPRRLRLRLFSAAAQLITTGRRRYLRLARHWPWADVISDALDRLRVLPNPG; from the coding sequence GTGAAGAAGCGTATCGGGTCCTACCCGCGTGTCCGCGTCGAGGGCGGCGGTCGTGGGGTCGTCTCGCAGGCCGGGGCCGTGCTGCTGGTCGAGACGATCCGCAAGTCCGGTCTCGACACGGCGATATCGGCGGCGCTTGAGCCGTGGCGGAAGGCCCGGGCGGTGCACGATCCGGGCAAGATCCTGCTGGATGTCGCGCTCGCGGTGGCACTCGGCGGGGACTGCCTGGCCGACGTGGGCTTGCTGCGGGCTGAGCCGGCCGTGTTCGGGCCGGTAGCCTCCGACCCCACGGTCTCCCGGCTGATCAACACGCTGGCGTCGGGCGGACAGCGGGTCCTGGCAGCACTGCGCACCGCCCGTGCTGAAGTACGCGAACGCGTATGGCGGTTGGCCGGTGAAGCAGCGCCGGACACGGGCGGGCAGGTGATCGTGGACATCGACGGCGTCCTCGTCCTGGCCCACTCCGAGAAGCAGGACGCAGCCGCGACCTGGAAGAAGACGTTCGGCCACCACCCGCTGATGGGATTCGTCGACCACGGCCGCAGCGGGTCCGGCGAGCCGGTCGTGGGCCTGCTGCGGCCCGGCAACGCGGGCTCCAACACCGCCGCCGACCACATCGAGGCCACCAGACTGGCCCTGGCCCAGTTGCCGAAACGGCTCCGGCGCGGCCGGCAGACGCTGATCCGTACCGACTCCGGCGGAGGCACCCACGAGTTCGTCGCCTGGCTCGCCCGGCGCGGAAGGTGGCTGTCGTACTCGGTCGGCATGACCATCACCGACGCCATCCACCAGGCCGTCCTGAAGGTCCCGGCCTCGGCCTGGACACCGGCCGTCGAACCCGACGGCGACATCCGCGACGGCGCCTGGGTTGCCGAACTCGGCGGCGACTGCCTGACCGGCTGGCCCAACGGGCTGCGGCTGATCGTGCGGAAGGAACGGCCGCACCCCGGTGCCCAGTTGCGCTTCACCGACGCCGACGGCATGCGGTTGACCTGCTTTGCCACCAACACAGCGGGCGAGGCGATCGCCGCCCTTGAACTGCGCCACCGCCAGCGTGCCCGTGCTGAGGACCGCATCCGCGCCGCCCGCGCCACCGGCCTGCGCAACCTTCCCCACCACGGCGCCGCACAGAACCAGATCTGGCTGGAGATCGTCCAGATCGCCCTGGACCTGCTGGCCTGGATGCCCCTGCTCGCTCTCACCGGCAAGGCCCGCCTGTGGGAGCCCCGCCGCCTTCGGCTTCGGCTGTTCTCCGCCGCCGCGCAGCTCATCACCACCGGCCGCCGCCGCTACCTCCGCCTGGCCAGGCACTGGCCCTGGGCCGACGTGATCAGCGATGCCCTGGACCGGCTCCGCGTCCTCCCGAACCCCGGCTGA
- a CDS encoding MAB_1171c family putative transporter — MTISELRSFGIGLETAGIAYLWLAVVLRAPTAMRSSEQRVLWLAVLGAAAAVTLHLQWANDLMYQATGPTHLTALARNLFGVLTSAAVLDFVFLAIRGRHTYLLYGVAGLVMTALAWLDLAAEPHVSHTIPSVSDPTPSGTYWVVLITVNLSTNLVCATACWWYSRASLDLALRVGLRLFGLGAVFAGAYWLLSATYIGMRYSWIPSITPLLLGCYAISRASAICVPFGTAAALALRRVRILWQLWPLWRDLVDAVPDVRLVQTQQRGLDFLRRSNPLGLCLYRTVIEIRDAVLNLRAYIPQAVLDDVRAQLEHDGSSPTEVDPRVTACWLRIARHAKASGAPLLRGDLTIPVLGGADLPGEIEFLRKVAKADTSPQLREVAASLNRPIATR, encoded by the coding sequence GTGACGATCAGCGAATTACGGAGTTTCGGGATTGGCTTGGAGACGGCTGGCATCGCCTACTTGTGGTTGGCAGTGGTGCTACGTGCTCCGACCGCCATGCGTTCAAGCGAGCAACGGGTCCTGTGGCTAGCGGTCCTGGGTGCCGCAGCCGCAGTGACGCTCCATCTGCAATGGGCCAACGACCTCATGTATCAAGCCACTGGACCCACCCATCTGACCGCGTTGGCACGAAACCTGTTCGGCGTTCTCACCTCTGCCGCCGTACTGGACTTCGTGTTCCTGGCGATTCGCGGCCGTCACACGTACCTGCTGTACGGTGTAGCCGGGCTCGTGATGACCGCGCTCGCCTGGCTAGATCTAGCCGCAGAACCACACGTGTCACACACGATCCCTTCCGTTAGTGATCCCACCCCGTCCGGGACATACTGGGTGGTCCTCATCACCGTCAATCTCAGCACGAACCTGGTGTGCGCAACTGCCTGCTGGTGGTATAGCCGTGCGAGTTTAGACCTCGCTCTACGTGTCGGATTGCGGCTCTTCGGCCTCGGTGCTGTCTTCGCCGGAGCGTACTGGCTACTCAGCGCTACCTACATCGGGATGCGATACTCGTGGATCCCATCGATCACTCCACTTCTGCTGGGTTGTTATGCCATCTCAAGAGCGAGCGCGATCTGCGTCCCCTTCGGGACTGCGGCGGCGCTCGCGCTCAGACGCGTCCGGATCTTGTGGCAGCTCTGGCCGCTGTGGCGTGACTTGGTCGACGCAGTGCCCGACGTCCGCCTGGTGCAGACTCAACAACGCGGCCTTGATTTCCTGCGGCGCTCTAACCCGTTGGGCTTGTGTCTCTACCGGACAGTGATCGAGATCCGTGACGCCGTTCTCAATCTGCGTGCCTACATCCCCCAGGCAGTATTAGATGACGTTCGGGCACAGCTTGAACACGATGGCTCGTCCCCTACCGAGGTCGATCCCCGCGTGACAGCCTGCTGGTTGCGCATAGCGCGACACGCAAAGGCAAGCGGTGCGCCCCTACTGCGCGGTGATCTGACCATCCCGGTCCTCGGAGGTGCAGACCTCCCTGGCGAGATCGAGTTCCTACGCAAAGTCGCCAAGGCTGACACTTCACCTCAGCTCCGCGAAGTCGCCGCCAGCCTTAACCGCCCGATAGCGACGCGCTGA
- a CDS encoding serine hydrolase domain-containing protein yields MKIQGNCSDQFSAVREAFADSLRSGADVGASVAIYLDGEPVVDLWGGYTDQERTQPWQRNTITNVWSTTKTMTALCVLVLADRDELDLTAPVTKYWPEFGTAGKNHIEIRHLLGHTAGLPDWDQPMNLDDLCDWEKATTLLARQSPRWEPGAASGYHRFTHGFLIGEVIRRICQQPIGTFFADHIAAPLDADFHIGLAVKHDHRVSDAIPAHGPAPAANPRVAIPVGTYVTAQDTWSAQWRRAEIPAAAGFGNARSVAAVQAVLASGGQTPSARLLSEATCRMVFDEQSHGMDLVLGIPVRFGMGYALKAGDAPVGMPNLHTCYWGGRGGSLVVNDLDARMTIAYVMNQMTHLGLTDPRSHKLLQTAYEALAL; encoded by the coding sequence ATGAAAATTCAAGGCAACTGTAGCGATCAGTTCAGCGCAGTACGGGAGGCGTTCGCCGACTCCCTACGCAGCGGAGCGGATGTCGGTGCCTCGGTGGCGATCTACCTCGACGGCGAACCCGTCGTCGACCTGTGGGGAGGCTACACCGACCAGGAGCGTACCCAACCATGGCAGCGCAACACCATCACCAACGTGTGGTCCACTACGAAGACGATGACCGCGCTGTGTGTCCTCGTCCTCGCCGACCGCGACGAGCTCGACCTGACCGCACCGGTCACAAAATATTGGCCCGAGTTCGGTACCGCAGGAAAAAATCACATCGAGATCCGGCACCTGCTTGGCCACACCGCTGGTCTCCCCGACTGGGACCAGCCAATGAACCTCGACGACCTGTGCGATTGGGAGAAGGCCACCACCCTGCTGGCCCGCCAATCGCCCCGCTGGGAACCTGGCGCGGCTTCTGGCTACCACCGGTTCACCCACGGCTTTTTGATCGGCGAGGTCATCCGCCGCATCTGCCAGCAGCCAATCGGCACATTCTTCGCCGACCACATTGCTGCCCCACTCGATGCCGATTTCCACATCGGGCTCGCAGTCAAACACGACCACCGTGTCTCCGATGCCATCCCCGCACACGGCCCCGCACCCGCAGCCAACCCGCGGGTGGCCATTCCGGTCGGCACCTACGTGACTGCCCAGGATACCTGGAGCGCACAGTGGCGCCGCGCCGAGATTCCTGCAGCGGCAGGCTTCGGAAACGCACGATCTGTAGCCGCCGTCCAAGCGGTACTCGCCTCCGGAGGCCAAACGCCCTCAGCGCGCCTTCTGTCCGAAGCTACCTGCCGCATGGTGTTCGACGAGCAGTCCCACGGCATGGACCTCGTGCTCGGCATCCCCGTGCGCTTCGGAATGGGTTACGCCTTGAAGGCTGGCGACGCACCGGTGGGGATGCCCAACCTCCACACCTGCTACTGGGGCGGAAGGGGCGGATCATTGGTCGTCAATGACCTCGACGCGCGCATGACCATCGCCTACGTGATGAATCAGATGACCCACCTCGGCCTCACCGACCCACGCAGCCACAAGCTCCTTCAAACCGCCTACGAAGCACTGGCACTCTGA
- a CDS encoding ATP-dependent RecD-like DNA helicase yields MAGTIPTVLNGAAARKPKPPWPSRAPSPAPPPTTAPGSARLGHRTCGSMPLQQCPHEHHSDRNRPHQRPTVRTQPAEKRNLVTALTGSPPRDCVDGIVDHLVHVTHDHHTVIRLTVAEDDRAPQTVTAVGKALFGTQPGESLRLTGTWTHHPRYGRQFKTEVCHRTLPATTRATRLYLASGLIHGIGETLATAIVNHFGDQTLHIIDTEPGRLLEVTGIGPARLERIAQAWQTQKAIAEIMVFLQGLNISAHLAVKIYQTYTDSDRNPMEVVRHTPYQLCHDIHGVGFDTADRIALAVGIPKHSNQRLQAALLHTLTQARTRGDCHLPERVLLARTRHLLTDHDPTTTDILEDPILRQALSTLRSRGETVLENLPVPAVEDTELFHATTVVSLTSMHRAEAGLAEDILRLHRAPPTLAEHTDWVSQLTQGAPDNLTDEQRRAVLTALTTPLSVLTGGPGCGKTHALRTLVAIANTAGIGVALAAPTGKAAKRMEEAAGHPATTIHRLLNPPPRPSGSRGEHTPVDAADLIVIDEASILDVQLAARLTAAIRTGCHLLLVGDTDQLPSVGPGRVLRDLLAVPEIPRTRLTRIFRQDDGSTAIIDNAHRILRGQPPQPAPGIFGCRPLENANHIAQHVVDLVATHIPQHFNTTSEAIQVLCPARRHVTGTLALNMRLQARLNPHAPDKPQHHHEGRIFRLGDRVLQIRNQPHRGNNGVFNGTSGTITAIDAQDHYLTVTLTDGERVPYHFTDLDELLHAYALTVHRSQGSEYPYVVIPMATSASQLLQRNLLYTAVTRARRGVMLIGQPAAVHQALANTHTRRRFTALDHRIRQPTTAPPRAHANHLVGQLTLA; encoded by the coding sequence TTGGCCGGCACCATCCCCACCGTCCTGAACGGCGCAGCAGCCCGGAAACCAAAGCCCCCGTGGCCCTCGAGAGCGCCATCACCAGCGCCACCACCCACCACTGCACCGGGGTCTGCGCGTCTGGGACACCGAACATGCGGCTCAATGCCTCTCCAGCAGTGTCCACACGAACACCACTCAGACCGCAACCGGCCGCATCAGCGACCCACCGTCCGGACCCAGCCCGCCGAGAAGAGAAACCTCGTGACCGCTTTGACTGGCTCACCACCTCGCGACTGCGTCGACGGAATCGTCGACCACCTTGTCCACGTCACCCACGACCATCACACCGTGATCCGCCTGACAGTCGCAGAGGACGACCGCGCACCACAGACGGTCACTGCCGTCGGCAAAGCGCTATTCGGCACACAACCGGGAGAGAGCCTTCGCCTGACCGGCACCTGGACCCACCACCCTCGTTACGGACGCCAGTTCAAGACCGAGGTCTGCCACAGGACGCTTCCCGCCACCACCCGCGCTACCCGCCTGTACCTCGCCTCCGGACTCATCCACGGCATCGGCGAAACACTGGCCACCGCCATCGTGAACCACTTCGGGGACCAGACCCTGCACATCATCGACACCGAACCCGGACGCCTCCTGGAAGTCACCGGCATCGGCCCCGCCCGCCTCGAACGCATCGCCCAGGCGTGGCAAACCCAGAAAGCCATCGCTGAAATCATGGTCTTCCTCCAGGGCCTGAACATCTCAGCCCACCTGGCGGTGAAGATCTACCAGACCTACACCGACAGCGACCGCAACCCCATGGAAGTGGTCCGGCACACGCCCTACCAGCTCTGCCACGACATCCACGGCGTCGGATTCGACACCGCAGACCGCATCGCACTCGCTGTCGGCATCCCCAAACACAGCAACCAGCGCCTCCAGGCCGCCCTCCTCCACACCCTCACCCAAGCCCGCACCCGAGGCGACTGCCACCTGCCCGAACGCGTCCTCCTCGCCCGTACACGCCACCTCCTCACCGACCACGACCCCACCACCACCGACATCCTCGAAGACCCGATCCTGCGCCAGGCCCTGAGCACCTTGCGTTCCCGCGGCGAGACGGTCCTAGAGAACCTCCCCGTGCCCGCTGTCGAAGACACGGAGCTCTTTCACGCGACCACCGTCGTCAGCCTCACATCCATGCACCGAGCTGAGGCTGGCCTGGCCGAAGACATCCTGCGCCTCCACCGCGCCCCGCCCACCCTGGCTGAGCACACCGACTGGGTCAGCCAGCTCACCCAGGGCGCTCCCGACAACCTGACCGACGAGCAGCGGCGCGCTGTCCTGACCGCGCTCACCACACCTCTATCGGTCCTGACCGGAGGCCCCGGCTGCGGCAAAACCCATGCCCTGCGCACCCTCGTCGCGATCGCCAACACGGCCGGGATCGGCGTCGCGCTGGCTGCCCCCACCGGGAAGGCCGCCAAGCGCATGGAGGAAGCCGCCGGACACCCGGCCACGACCATCCACCGTCTGCTCAACCCCCCACCCAGACCCTCCGGCAGCCGCGGCGAGCACACGCCGGTGGACGCAGCCGACCTCATCGTCATTGACGAAGCCTCCATACTCGACGTCCAGCTCGCCGCCAGACTCACCGCGGCCATCCGCACAGGCTGTCATCTGCTCCTGGTCGGCGACACCGACCAGCTCCCCAGCGTCGGGCCGGGCCGCGTCCTGCGAGACCTTCTGGCCGTCCCTGAAATCCCCCGCACCCGGCTCACCCGCATCTTCCGCCAGGATGACGGCAGCACGGCGATCATCGACAACGCGCACCGCATCCTGCGAGGCCAGCCACCCCAGCCCGCACCAGGCATCTTCGGCTGCCGCCCCCTTGAAAACGCCAACCACATCGCACAACACGTCGTCGACCTCGTTGCCACACACATTCCGCAGCACTTCAACACGACGTCCGAGGCCATCCAGGTCCTTTGCCCCGCACGACGCCACGTGACCGGCACCCTTGCCCTCAACATGCGACTACAGGCCCGTCTCAACCCACACGCACCCGACAAGCCCCAGCATCACCACGAGGGACGGATCTTCCGCCTCGGAGACCGCGTCCTGCAGATCCGCAACCAACCCCACCGCGGGAACAACGGCGTCTTCAACGGAACCAGCGGCACCATCACCGCCATCGACGCCCAGGACCACTACCTTACCGTCACCTTGACCGACGGCGAACGCGTCCCCTACCACTTCACCGACCTCGACGAACTCCTCCACGCCTACGCCCTGACCGTCCACCGATCCCAGGGCAGCGAATACCCCTACGTCGTCATCCCGATGGCCACCTCCGCCAGCCAACTACTCCAACGCAACCTGCTCTACACCGCTGTCACACGAGCACGCCGCGGCGTCATGCTCATCGGCCAGCCCGCCGCCGTCCATCAAGCCCTCGCCAACACCCACACCCGACGCCGCTTCACCGCCCTCGACCACCGCATCCGACAACCAACCACAGCCCCACCCCGGGCACACGCCAACCACCTCGTTGGACAACTCACCCTCGCATGA
- a CDS encoding DUF6083 domain-containing protein: MHATNTPAAGDLAWDGSYKNRRPPRFLRVAPDSPTRLLRTAQQSRCSDCGNHIEWYDCTASHNPVPLHPHELPAAAVPPSQRWHIDTGIAHPSGDGSPWCRVRHRALCPTTPAQPGNPTLDTLRRNLALTSRRLQDTGHFTPPPPPHLGPPTCDPAPPEARPVVQFLCLRYLAPGPLEHIPCVAQTRARRRCPYPVLDTDALPGTWILAPLHSDHQPDHLPITEWWMALYDLTHLPYSEQLRWRAQRCTTHTTAPDAADIARTTWEPFNPHTHHQHIRHHLPDTPPTHQGRR, from the coding sequence ATGCACGCCACCAACACCCCCGCAGCCGGAGACCTGGCCTGGGACGGCAGCTACAAAAACCGCCGCCCCCCACGCTTCCTACGCGTAGCCCCAGACAGCCCCACCCGCCTGCTGCGCACCGCCCAGCAGAGCCGATGCTCCGACTGCGGCAACCACATCGAGTGGTACGACTGCACAGCTAGCCACAATCCCGTCCCACTCCACCCTCACGAACTCCCCGCCGCGGCAGTACCTCCAAGCCAGCGGTGGCACATCGACACCGGCATCGCCCACCCATCCGGTGACGGCTCACCCTGGTGCCGCGTACGCCACCGCGCCCTGTGCCCCACCACCCCCGCACAGCCCGGCAACCCCACACTGGACACCCTGCGCCGCAACCTGGCCCTCACCTCACGGCGCCTACAGGACACCGGCCACTTCACACCACCCCCACCCCCGCACCTTGGCCCACCCACCTGCGATCCGGCACCGCCCGAAGCCCGGCCGGTCGTCCAATTCCTGTGTCTGCGCTACCTCGCCCCCGGCCCCCTCGAACACATCCCCTGCGTAGCCCAGACCCGCGCCCGCCGCCGCTGCCCGTACCCCGTCCTCGACACCGACGCTCTCCCCGGCACCTGGATCCTGGCGCCCCTCCACTCCGACCATCAGCCAGACCACCTACCGATCACCGAATGGTGGATGGCCCTCTACGACCTCACCCACCTCCCATACAGCGAACAACTGCGCTGGCGCGCGCAACGCTGCACCACCCACACCACCGCCCCAGACGCTGCCGACATCGCCCGCACCACCTGGGAGCCCTTCAACCCCCACACCCACCACCAGCACATCCGCCATCACCTGCCCGACACCCCGCCCACTCACCAAGGCCGCAGATGA
- a CDS encoding helix-turn-helix transcriptional regulator — MTIFPPDPNLDELRLELSRLRAAHGWSYDELAARSGLSRRTLIEIEQGRTIGTLQTWHALAHALDTPIDQLLGTLCEGHEPPATPTS; from the coding sequence GTGACGATCTTCCCGCCCGACCCCAACCTCGACGAGCTCCGCCTCGAGCTCTCCCGGCTGCGGGCCGCGCATGGGTGGTCCTATGACGAACTCGCCGCCCGAAGCGGCCTGTCACGCCGCACCCTCATCGAGATCGAGCAGGGTCGCACCATCGGCACACTCCAGACCTGGCACGCCCTCGCCCACGCCCTGGACACCCCCATCGACCAACTCCTGGGCACCCTCTGCGAAGGCCACGAACCACCGGCAACGCCGACCTCCTAA